In the genome of Mixta calida, the window CATTCATTATTTGCATTCTGAGCGCACTATCCAGCGATAAACGCCTGAACGGCTCGCCTTCGCCGCGCTGCATATGGATAATCATCTCTTCGATAAGATGCCTGTAGGGACCCCAGATGGCGAAGCTTTGCGACAGGTGACGCATCTCGTCAAACAGGATGCTGGCGCACTCCTGCTGCGTGATTTTCCGGCCTTCGCCGCGCATGCCGTAAAACATCGAGTGCGGCTGTCTGAAAGGAGTGATTTCCGTCAGCGTGTAAGGGTCAACGCGGGTAGAAACATCGATCAGGTGGTAATCGTTTTTCAGCTGCGACTCGGTCAAATCGCCGTAACGCATATCCTCCGTGCTGTAATCATCCATTCTGTTTTGTGTTTTAAATATTGTGCAGGGAAAGCGTAAAGCGGTCATGTACACTCCTTGTGTCATCTTTTTTCCATACGTTTATTTATTGATATCAGGCCGCGGACTGTCAGCGGCCTTCGTAGCAAGGGGCTAACCATGGTGCTGTCGCCATATACCAGCATGCTGCTGTTACAGGCTTCTCCATGCTCTCAGAAACCCGACAGGATTCAATCATGCCGTTACGCGCCTTACACAATGAAAGATGCATTGCTTTTATCCGGTTGCCGTTAGATGCGAACAGGAGTACCAACGCGGTAGCCTTGACTGTAGCGCACTGAACCGACAGATTTCTATAACGGGATGCGCAGGCCCGGCGGCATCACCGTTTCTCCAGACGCCCCATGTGTAGCTTGTTACATCGATCCACCCCTGATGAGCCGCATCCTGCGACTCGCCGGTTATCCCTTCTATTTTGAGAAATGTACTTTCCATAGATTTCTTTTTTTCCTGATTAATGTATTGATGATGGCTGTAGGTTTTTATTGTCCGTCTGCCTGTTTCGGTAAAATTTACAGTCTGTCGATTAATTG includes:
- a CDS encoding type VI secretion system tube protein Hcp: MESTFLKIEGITGESQDAAHQGWIDVTSYTWGVWRNGDAAGPAHPVIEICRFSALQSRLPRWYSCSHLTATG